A genomic stretch from Mesoplodon densirostris isolate mMesDen1 chromosome 3, mMesDen1 primary haplotype, whole genome shotgun sequence includes:
- the ZNF358 gene encoding zinc finger protein 358 isoform X3, giving the protein MRRSVLVRNPGHKGPRPNYEELDSDSEDLDPKREELDPVFENPEPEPEDLNTVSEDVDPSYEDLEPVSEDLDPDVEAPSSISGLRDSDPQDLDPMSSSFDDPDVIGPVPLVLDPNSDTLSPAATPDLDPLSSDLTATPEVLAAGPAVLPAPASPPRPFSCPDCGRAFRRSSGLSQHRRTHSGEKPYRCPDCGKSFSHGATLAQHRGIHTGARPYQCAACGKAFGWRSTLLKHRSSHSGEKPHHCPVCGKAFGHGSLLAQHLRTHGGPRPHKCPVCAKGFGQGSALLKHLRTHTGERPYPCPQCGKAFGQSSALLQHQRTHTAERPYRCPHCGKAFGQSSNLQHHLRIHTGERPYACPHCSKAFGQSSALLQHLHVHSGERPYRCQLCGKAFGQASSLTKHKRVHEGAAAAAAAAAAGLGLSPASMLRPGQISLLGPDAVSVLGSGLGLSPGPSSSLDPDPGSALGSPPNPSPKAIPGSGSTPTPDSVKSSDPEPGHNANSDLGASPDHRSGPSPDPDPVPSPDPSSESHPDPGSPTHDTVSPVLPTGESPEWVQEQGALLGPDG; this is encoded by the coding sequence ATGCGGCGTTCGGTCTTAGTCAGGAACCCAGGCCACAAAGGCCCGAGGCCCAATTATGAAGAGCTTGACTCCGACTCAGAAGACCTAGACCCCAAGAGGGAAGAGCTGGACCCAGTTTTTGAAAACCCAGAGCCTGAGCCGGAAGACCTCAACACTGTCTCTGAAGATGTGGACCCCAGCTATGAAGATCTGGAGCCTGTCTCCGAGGATCTGGATCCCGATGTGGAAGCTCCGAGCTCCATCTCGGGGCTCCGTGACTCGGATCCCCAAGATCTCGACCCCATGTCTTCAAGTTTTGACGACCCAGACGTCATCGGCCCCGTCCCCCTGGTTCTCGACCCTAACAGCGACACCCTCAGTCCCGCTGCCACCCCAGACCTGGACCCCCTCTCGTCCGACCTCACTGCCACCCCCGAGGTCCTGGCTGCCGGCCCCGCGGTGCTCCCTGCACCTGCCAGCCCGCCCCGGCCCTTCTCCTGCCCGGATTGCGGGCGAGCCTTCCGCCGCAGCTCGGGTCTGAGCCAGCACCGCCGCACCCACAGCGGCGAGAAGCCTTACCGCTGCCCCGACTGCGGCAAGTCGTTCAGCCACGGCGCCACGCTGGCTCAGCACCGCGGCATCCACACAGGCGCGCGGCCCTACCAGTGCGCGGCGTGCGGCAAGGCCTTTGGCTGGCGCTCCACGCTGCTCAAGCACCGCAGCAGCCACAGCGGCGAGAAGCCGCACCACTGCCCCGTGTGCGGCAAAGCCTTCGGGCACGGTTCGCTGCTGGCGCAGCACCTGCGCACGCACGGCGGCCCGCGGCCGCACAAGTGCCCGGTGTGTGCCAAGGGCTTCGGGCAGGGCTCGGCGCTGCTTAAGCACCTGCGCACGCACACGGGTGAGCGGCCGTACCCGTGCCCGCAGTGCGGCAAGGCCTTCGGCCAGAGCTCCGCGCTGCTGCAGCACCAGCGCACACACACGGCCGAGCGCCCCTACCGCTGCCCCCACTGCGGCAAGGCCTTCGGCCAGAGTTCCAACCTGCAGCATCACCTGCGCATCCACACAGGCGAGCGGCCCTACGCCTGTCCCCACTGCTCCAAGGCCTTTGGGCAGAGTTCGGCGCTGCTGCAACACCTGCACGTGCATTCGGGCGAGCGCCCCTACCGCTGCCAGCTCTGCGGCAAGGCCTTCGGCCAAGCCTCCAGCCTCACCAAGCATAAGCGGGTGCATGAGGGTGCAGCCGCTGCAGCTGCTGCGGCTGCCGCCGGTTTGGGCCTCAGCCCCGCTTCGATGTTGAGGCCGGGGCAGATCTCCCTTCTGGGTCCTGATGCTGTCTCTGTGCTGGGTTCAGGCCTGGGcctcagccccggccccagctctAGCCTTGACCCTGACCCTGGCTCTGCGCTGGGCTCCCCCCCCAATCCCAGCCCCAAAGCCATCCCTGGCTCTGGATCTACCCCCACCCCTGATTCTGTCAAATCTTCTGACCCTGAGCCTGGGCACAATGCCAATTCCGACCTTGGGGCCAGCCCTGATCACAGATCTGGTCCCAGCCCCGACCCGGATCCTGTGCCCAGCCCTGACCCCAGCTCTGAGTCCCACCCTGACCCTGGCTCTCCCACCCATGACACTGTCAGCCCAGTCCTCCCTACCGGCGAGAGTCCCGAGTGGGTGCAGGAGCAAGGGGCACTGCTGGGGCCTGATGGCTGA
- the ZNF358 gene encoding zinc finger protein 358 isoform X2, whose product MERGAELWSWVLETSSAGSHDFYPDPAPEAASTSTPRMRRSVLVRNPGHKGPRPNYEELDSDSEDLDPKREELDPVFENPEPEPEDLNTVSEDVDPSYEDLEPVSEDLDPDVEAPSSISGLRDSDPQDLDPMSSSFDDPDVIGPVPLVLDPNSDTLSPAATPDLDPLSSDLTATPEVLAAGPAVLPAPASPPRPFSCPDCGRAFRRSSGLSQHRRTHSGEKPYRCPDCGKSFSHGATLAQHRGIHTGARPYQCAACGKAFGWRSTLLKHRSSHSGEKPHHCPVCGKAFGHGSLLAQHLRTHGGPRPHKCPVCAKGFGQGSALLKHLRTHTGERPYPCPQCGKAFGQSSALLQHQRTHTAERPYRCPHCGKAFGQSSNLQHHLRIHTGERPYACPHCSKAFGQSSALLQHLHVHSGERPYRCQLCGKAFGQASSLTKHKRVHEGAAAAAAAAAAGLGLSPASMLRPGQISLLGPDAVSVLGSGLGLSPGPSSSLDPDPGSALGSPPNPSPKAIPGSGSTPTPDSVKSSDPEPGHNANSDLGASPDHRSGPSPDPDPVPSPDPSSESHPDPGSPTHDTVSPVLPTGESPEWVQEQGALLGPDG is encoded by the exons ATGGAGAGAGGGGCAGAGCTATGGAGCTGGGTACTAGAGACCTCTAGTGCTGGGTCCCACGACTTCTATCCAG ATCCTGCTCCGGAAGCAGCCAGCACTTCCACACCCAGGATGCGGCGTTCGGTCTTAGTCAGGAACCCAGGCCACAAAGGCCCGAGGCCCAATTATGAAGAGCTTGACTCCGACTCAGAAGACCTAGACCCCAAGAGGGAAGAGCTGGACCCAGTTTTTGAAAACCCAGAGCCTGAGCCGGAAGACCTCAACACTGTCTCTGAAGATGTGGACCCCAGCTATGAAGATCTGGAGCCTGTCTCCGAGGATCTGGATCCCGATGTGGAAGCTCCGAGCTCCATCTCGGGGCTCCGTGACTCGGATCCCCAAGATCTCGACCCCATGTCTTCAAGTTTTGACGACCCAGACGTCATCGGCCCCGTCCCCCTGGTTCTCGACCCTAACAGCGACACCCTCAGTCCCGCTGCCACCCCAGACCTGGACCCCCTCTCGTCCGACCTCACTGCCACCCCCGAGGTCCTGGCTGCCGGCCCCGCGGTGCTCCCTGCACCTGCCAGCCCGCCCCGGCCCTTCTCCTGCCCGGATTGCGGGCGAGCCTTCCGCCGCAGCTCGGGTCTGAGCCAGCACCGCCGCACCCACAGCGGCGAGAAGCCTTACCGCTGCCCCGACTGCGGCAAGTCGTTCAGCCACGGCGCCACGCTGGCTCAGCACCGCGGCATCCACACAGGCGCGCGGCCCTACCAGTGCGCGGCGTGCGGCAAGGCCTTTGGCTGGCGCTCCACGCTGCTCAAGCACCGCAGCAGCCACAGCGGCGAGAAGCCGCACCACTGCCCCGTGTGCGGCAAAGCCTTCGGGCACGGTTCGCTGCTGGCGCAGCACCTGCGCACGCACGGCGGCCCGCGGCCGCACAAGTGCCCGGTGTGTGCCAAGGGCTTCGGGCAGGGCTCGGCGCTGCTTAAGCACCTGCGCACGCACACGGGTGAGCGGCCGTACCCGTGCCCGCAGTGCGGCAAGGCCTTCGGCCAGAGCTCCGCGCTGCTGCAGCACCAGCGCACACACACGGCCGAGCGCCCCTACCGCTGCCCCCACTGCGGCAAGGCCTTCGGCCAGAGTTCCAACCTGCAGCATCACCTGCGCATCCACACAGGCGAGCGGCCCTACGCCTGTCCCCACTGCTCCAAGGCCTTTGGGCAGAGTTCGGCGCTGCTGCAACACCTGCACGTGCATTCGGGCGAGCGCCCCTACCGCTGCCAGCTCTGCGGCAAGGCCTTCGGCCAAGCCTCCAGCCTCACCAAGCATAAGCGGGTGCATGAGGGTGCAGCCGCTGCAGCTGCTGCGGCTGCCGCCGGTTTGGGCCTCAGCCCCGCTTCGATGTTGAGGCCGGGGCAGATCTCCCTTCTGGGTCCTGATGCTGTCTCTGTGCTGGGTTCAGGCCTGGGcctcagccccggccccagctctAGCCTTGACCCTGACCCTGGCTCTGCGCTGGGCTCCCCCCCCAATCCCAGCCCCAAAGCCATCCCTGGCTCTGGATCTACCCCCACCCCTGATTCTGTCAAATCTTCTGACCCTGAGCCTGGGCACAATGCCAATTCCGACCTTGGGGCCAGCCCTGATCACAGATCTGGTCCCAGCCCCGACCCGGATCCTGTGCCCAGCCCTGACCCCAGCTCTGAGTCCCACCCTGACCCTGGCTCTCCCACCCATGACACTGTCAGCCCAGTCCTCCCTACCGGCGAGAGTCCCGAGTGGGTGCAGGAGCAAGGGGCACTGCTGGGGCCTGATGGCTGA